Below is a window of Planctomycetes bacterium MalM25 DNA.
GTTCACCCGGCAGGTCCTCGCCGGACAGGTTGAGGGTGTAGGTCGTCTCGAACTCGCCGGCCAGGCTGGTGTCGAAGACCGCGTCGAACATCAGGCTATCGCCTTGTGCGAGCCCCGAGCTGGTCATCAAGTCGAGCGACAGCGCGCCCGAGTCGCCCACGGGGACGAGGCTGTCCAGGTCGAGGTCCGACGCGAAAGCGGGCGCGCCGGCGCCGTCGTAGTTGAAGAGCTCCAAGGCTTGTTCAACGAGGCCGCTGCCTAGGTTGATGGAGCCGAAGTCGATGGTCGTTGTGCTGAGGATCGAGTCGGCCGCGAACGAAGCGACCGGGTGGTCGAGCACGGTGAAGGAGAGGCCGATCACGTCGTCGGTATCGTTGGCTCCGCTGCCCGCGCCGCCGCCGGTGGTGACGTCGAGGTTGTCGACCAGGACGGCTCCGCCGGTCACGCCGGACACGGCGGTGGAGACATCTAGCCCCACGTCGAACGAATCGCTCACCCCGGCGCCCATGGCGAGGGGCCGGGCGTACTCGCCCGCGTCGGACGTCGCGGCCCCGAGCGTGGTGACGCCGTAGTAGGTGCCGTCGACGCCCCCCTTGTTGATCGTGAGCGTCTGGTCGCTCGGCGCGGCGCCGCCGACGTAGACACGTCCCAGGTCGATCGAGGTGGATCCCGCGACCGAGACCGTCGTGTCGTTCGCCTGATCGACAAAGACACTCCACACGAACTCGGGGTGATCGATGAACGCGTTGCGGTTGTTTGTGTAGTAACTCGGATTCTCAGCTTGGCTGTAAATCGTATGGTTACGCCGCCGTTCGAACTCATCCGGAGCGTCGGAGTAGTGCCAATTGAGCAACGCCGCTAGGTCGCCCATCTGGTTGCTGCCGGGCGAACCGTTGACCAGTGACAGGCCGTTGTAGCGCGTCGCCGAATAGAAAAGCTGCCGCGCGGTATCGCCCTTGTCGGCGTCACCTGGGAAATACAACGAACCGACCGACCCGTTCGACCCCGAGCTTGAAGCCGTGCCGAAGGGATCGTTCCCCCGGTTCGAGTTGACCCCTGGGTCCGAGGGACGCAACGCGTGAGGG
It encodes the following:
- the bsn gene encoding Extracellular ribonuclease precursor: MITLATRLRAFAHAIVLSAPLAAMAGPYDAPAGYYSTATGTGATLESQLASIMSTGHIQRTYGDFRNSAAITDRDPNNPNNILLVYDRSSVPATWDQGNTWNREHTWPQSRQPGSASNGTTGNLGDPHALRPSDPGVNSNRGNDPFGTASSSGSNGSVGSLYFPGDADKGDTARQLFYSATRYNGLSLVNGSPGSNQMGDLAALLNWHYSDAPDEFERRRNHTIYSQAENPSYYTNNRNAFIDHPEFVWSVFVDQANDTTVSVAGSTSIDLGRVYVGGAAPSDQTLTINKGGVDGTYYGVTTLGAATSDAGEYARPLAMGAGVSDSFDVGLDVSTAVSGVTGGAVLVDNLDVTTGGGAGSGANDTDDVIGLSFTVLDHPVASFAADSILSTTTIDFGSINLGSGLVEQALELFNYDGAGAPAFASDLDLDSLVPVGDSGALSLDLMTSSGLAQGDSLMFDAVFDTSLAGEFETTYTLNLSGEDLPGEQQQMVEITLLGEVVATLAGDYNLDGIVDSADYTVYRDSFGSTVDLAADGDNSGEIDAGDLTVWSDNYGATSAAFATAVPEPGGLLLVVTLLVGPASRRQR